One window of the Seriola aureovittata isolate HTS-2021-v1 ecotype China chromosome 22, ASM2101889v1, whole genome shotgun sequence genome contains the following:
- the ntf3 gene encoding neurotrophin-3: MVTFITILQVNLVMSILLYVMVLVYLYGIQATNMDSSHQGQQQPSPDPLNSLIIQLLQADLTRGKIRANQSQQGKSRDTEPQDTLPPLLSANFPLEDQGDAEQWGTGGRSGGSSEGVMDQQVMLLNSDLIRQHKRYNSPRVLLSDRPPLQPPPLYLADDFVSSGPEGGAAGNKTRRKRYAEHRSYRGEYSVCDSESQWVTDKTQAVDTRGDPVTVLAKIKTSATQDIKQYFYETRCRTPRPFKGGCRGIDDKNWNSQCKTTQTYVRALTQVRNSVGWRWIRIDTSCVCALSRKRHRT, encoded by the coding sequence atCTTACAGGTGAATCTAGTGATGTCCATCCTGCTGTATGTGATGGTCCTCGTGTACCTCTATGGTATCCAGGCAACCAACATGGATAGCAGTCACCAGGGGCAACAGCAGCCGAGTCCCGATCCTTTAAACTCTCTTATCATCCAGCTGCTTCAGGCCGACCTGACGAGGGGGAAGATCAGGGCGAATCAGAGCCAACAGGGTAAAAGCAGGGACACGGAGCCCCAGGACACgctgcctcctctcctcagtgcTAACTTTCCATTAGAGGACCAGGGCGATGCGGAGCAGTGGGGGACGGGGGGTCGCAGCGGCGGGAGCAGTGAAGGCGTGATGGACCAGCAGGTGATGCTGTTGAACTCTGACCTTATCAGGCAGCACAAGCGGTACAACTCACCCCGGGTGCTGCTGAGCGACCGACCGCCCCTGCAGCCGCCGCCGCTGTATCTCGCTGACGACTTTGTGAGCAGCGGACCGGAGGGCGGGGCGGCGGGAAACAAGACACGAAGGAAGCGTTACGCTGAGCACAGAAGCTACCGCGGGGAATATTCTGTCTGTGACAGCGAGAGCCAGTGGGTGACAGATAAAACCCAGGCGGTGGATACCAGGGGGGACCCTGTTACTGTGCTGGCCAAAATTAAAACCAGTGCCACGCAGGACATTAAACAGTACTTTTATGAGACGCGCTGCCGGACCCCCAGGCCCTTTAAGGGGGGCTGCAGGGGCATTGACGACAAGAACTGGAACTCGCAGTGCAAGACGACACAGACGTACGTTCGAGCGCTGACGCAGGTTCGCAATTCAGTGGGCTGGAGGTGGATACGCATAGACACGTCGTGTGTCTGCGCGTTGTCAAGGAAACGTCACAGGACGTAA
- the LOC130163843 gene encoding U2 small nuclear ribonucleoprotein auxiliary factor 35 kDa subunit-related protein 1-like yields the protein MTHVKQFQRIPMSKSMRGLCKEEDYAFLGVSEKTTRETAEGAGALEDDWIDRKEERVRRRLDREQQERERLQEIEERKKEREQQWRTHVAELTSSQEKTLPDRLARLRRFREFQRKLLVEESGMEGGAADHTVNQLLTRM from the exons ATGACTCATGTGAAGCAGTTTCAAAGAATCCCCATGTCAAAG TCAATGAGAGGTTTGTGTAAGGAGGAGGACTACGCATTTCTTGGAGTGTCAGAAAAGACGACAAGAGAAACGGCGGAAGGAGCTGGAGCGTTGGAGGACGACTGGATagacagaaaggaggagagg gtccGCCGGCGACTGGACAGGGAgcagcaggaaagagagagactccAAGAaatagaggagaggaagaag gagagagagcagcagtggcGAACTCatgtagcagagctgacctccAGCCAGGAGAAGACTCTGCCAGACAGACTGGCAAGACTCAGGAGATTCAGG gagtTTCAGAGGAAGTTGCTGGTGGAGGAGTCGGGGATGGAGGGCGGGGCAGCCGACCACACAGTCAACCAGCTTCTCACCAGGATGTAG